ggAAAGATATTGGTAAAAAATTTTAACTTGTTATATCAAAGACTTTCTgatattctttttaaaattttgcctgTTAACCCACTTGGAGCATGTTTTCCTAGTACTGAAGCTtgaagttctgttttgatgacaatattgacaatatctcaggaactataagataaaaacctgaagatTTTACTGTTACTTCTCAACATGCATTTGATTCAGCATCTGCAATAGTATTAGTCTCTGACTATTGatgagctgaaaaaaatgtgggataaaataaagcaaaagtcCTCTTGTTGAGTACACATTAACAAAAACTCTGATAATGAAGAAATCAACTACTGAGATTTTCTGAACCATGTGTAGCTGCAcatcacaataacacaaaacaaaacctatAGAATGCTTTTGAATATAAAATACTTGGTCATAAAAAACCTTTTTaaactagtttttttttttcccctaaatgaTTCCTGATTATGTAGGTATGAtaagttgtaccacaaaaacacaaatattggTAGATAACCTCATCCAAGTAGAACATAGTTCGGGAATTCAGCCATAATCAGAGACTATTTGTTCTACCTGTTAAatactgcagattctgaatcaatagCATGTTGAGAAATAACACAGAGAATTTTAGGCTGTTGTTTTTAGTAGTTTCTAGCCTTAAATTTCAttgtgactacctcatgaagctcatcgagagaatgcTAAGGGTGTGCAAAGCAGTGATCAAaacaaagggtggctattttgaagaactAAAAATATAGAACATGTTCTGACTTTAAATTTCACAAATGCccttttaaatatccatagttcgtaacaaaaaagtttcaagttaatcagagatggtcaagcAGAAGGTCCCtgatgatttcagatggaaCAACTCTTTCCTAAGGATTTACACACTGCCCTCTGACTGAGTGTCTTTAACTCTACCTGGAGGTTGCTGAGTCCCAGAATAGCAGCTTCACTGTTGTGCAGCTGCAGCCTCTGCAGCCCCCTGAGGCTGAAGCCTCTGCGTTCACATCCAGCCAACACTTGGCCGTAGCAACGTGGAGGCACAACAGGTGACACCACGAGGAGCAAATCAGCTATCCAgaaagggaagggaagggaagggaaggatTACTAGCTCCACTCaagtgaattttttttactgctttctgCAAACAAGCAATTTCCCTGAGGATGGTAAAGCTGAGAATTAAATGTGGACACCAGCCAGTTTCCCCTGCCCCCTCGAGTTACTGTACCTTTAGTCGTAGCGCACAGAAAAGAAGGTGGTCTACTCAGATTAGATGGGATGCCTTCAAATCTATCATCCAAAGGCACAACGCTACAAAGACAACAGACAGTgacaaagaccaaaaaaaaagacaaaaacccaGCATATTAGTGTAACAAAGGGAAGTATTCTGTGGtatgtgctgcttttcttggcTACCAGTGTTTGTTTCCTTGATAAAAATGAGTTACCCCTGGTCTacttctgaaaaataaatgaatataacaaTGAGCCAGTCTTTTGAACGGCTCTTTGAAAAAGAACGGCTCCTCAACAGCCATAAATCCCATCTCTACTgctagctaatcatgttgaggGCACCCACCATCAGTTTTGGATAAATCCATCCCAGATTTGATCAAAAAGGtctcatgatttttttttttttttttttttttttaacaagatctGTCCCTTGAAAAATTTTTTCTATTGTCGGATTTTGACATCAAACCTGTTTACGTGCTGGTTGTGATTTTGTACGCCGCCTCCCTCAAGTCTTCCTGAAAACCACAAGCAGAGCTCACGGTGAACTTGGGCGACCAACTGAGGAGAGCAGACAAGTCGAGGTTCTTCATTTCTGTTGTGCAGAGGCTTGACAGACggtttttctatcttttttagCAGCATAGGTTCTGAAGCATGAATGAAATCCTTCAACAAAGAGTGGGCATAAGGACCCCGAACTGCGAAGGCAAGGACAGGCTGATTTGGCTCATCGGCTCTCTGGTTAACTGTTACACCACCTGTGAAGAAGTTAAGAGGAGCATTTTTATCCAGCGGCAACACACATCCAGGCCGTGATGGACCCCTGACCAATGAGCCAAGTAGAGTCATTTTAAGAACAGATGGCATTTGTTATATCCTACCATCGCTCAGGAGCGTCTGTGGTGGATAAAGGAGTCGCAGACCACACACGTCCAGTCCTAATTCGAGCACCAGCTGGAGGGTGTGGTGAGTTATGAGAGGGTGTTGAAAGAAACCACTGCAGCCCAGGACAACCGATACCTTTGATCAAAACCAAGAGAAATCAGTCAGTTCCTGCTGCAATTCCGTGATTATGAAGAGATAGCTGTTTAAAAAGAGTCTTCAAGGGCAACATGCTCACTTCTATGTGCTGCTCTTGTGAGGTTTCCCTCCCCTTACAGATGTGATCCTGAGTTTCCACAGTCTGCCAGTAAAACCCTGGACTGAGACCAAATGTTCTGTCTATTACCTGAAATTAAAAGCCGGGGAAACAAAATCCGGTTAGCAAAACTCATCTAAGCGCTTCAAAATTTATGAAAGCTCACTCTCCCTACATTTTTGTTGGAGGTGGTGGAGATAAAACTGCTCAAACAGGACGGAGGCAGGTGGATGGGTGAGGTGTAGGCTTGCTGGTCCAGCATGTGTTGGAGCCGAGGTAGCCAGCTGGCGATTACGGTGAGGGAGGTTTCAGACAGGAACTTGCTGACGTGGTGATAGAAAGGTGCGTGGATGTCTACGTCCCTTTTctagaaaacagtcaaaaataaCATCTGCAAGCACAtgagaaatgttgcttttttgtgtgtgcgtttttGCGGATTTTTCTCTCTTCACCCTTGGTTTATAACAACGACGAGCCACGGCTAAAACTTGCAAAGTTAGTCCATCTTCTGTCCACAGCTGCTGAAGTCCTGCAACCCAGAATGGGGCATTTGCTTGGTCTTCATCGTGGCATTGATCTGGACCAgcctgaataaaaaaaaaaaaaaacattaataagtGGCCTCATGGTGAACCATGCATTGGGAGAGAGAGGCCACTAACCAAAGACAGAAGCCAAGCCACTAAAGTGTTGTAGATGTGGGACTTGGTTGCAGCTGGATGCTTCCTTTTTCCATGAGCTGCAACCATACCAGGACTGGAGAGGTTGATAATGAGCAGCATGCGGCCTTTACTTTCAATACCTGCTGGGAGTGAGCTGACTGACTCTAACTGAGACGCTTCCTGAAAAACAAGTTAGAATGAGTGCAGGCAAATGCGCTGTGATACTATTTTTCATTCTGTGAGACTTACAATGTCAAAAAGAACATCAGTTTTCTCAGCAGCCGGCTGCTTCTGATGCACAGATTTGATTGGGCGATGTTTCTCCAGTAGTTTTAGAATTTCCTGCTTCTGCTCGTGTTGAAATGTCTCCAGTCTGTGTTGATCACTAACAGATACATTATCATGGTTCAgatgttttgggggtttttttgttaataatttGCAAATGAATACAGAGAAATTCATACCTCTGCTGCTTTGGTTCTTTAATTAAACTTTGCTGATCAGTTTCCCTGTTTGATTTCCTGGAGTGCACAGATGGACATTGTTCATCTTGTTGAGTGTTGGTTGCTGACTGGGGCTCTAACGAAAGATCTGGGGATGTTCTCACTGGTTTTATTGAGGGATCAGGGCAACGCAAGTCCATATAAACAGTAGGACGTTCCGCGTGGCTGTTGAGCTGTGTTGACATCTTTTCTAGCAATTTGTCCCAGATGCTATTTTGTCTGCAAGAAACAtgtgattgttgttattatctTACAGTTTTGGTCCCAAATCTTCAGCATGCATGTGGCTTACCTGATGCAGCCTGGATTTTTTACAGGTTCTGACACAGACTGTTTCATACAGAGAGCAGTGAGTCTTTCCATTATGTCCTCCTGGGAGCGTCTGTTGTCACCATTTATAAACGAACATCGGGTTGGAACTGCGACACAAGATTGCaaattttttgtgtaaattctCAATTTTCTATTTATACGTTCTTTATTGATCCTTATAGCTACAGCAAAATGTGTTATGTTTACTAGAGTGCAACCAATAGTGTGTTTTTACTGGCTTTAGGGCttaaaaaatctgatattaATATCTGCTGATACTCTTTATACACGTTAGAGTCATATTCAAACGGAGAAATAATGCGGTAATTGTTTATTAGCTTTCTAGAAATTTATATCAACAACTAGCTAGCAGcttactgtaaaaacatcattttactCCACACACTGCTGTGATGTACTCTGCTGCATGTGGtgcagaaaatattagaaacaaTGGAGTCCTACCCATTCTAGTAGAAAAAagacgctaccgttcaaaaatttggggtcactcaggcaatttcatgctttcaatgaaaactcacacttttaatcatatgctaacataattgcacaagggttttctaaccatcaattagcctttcaacaccattagctaacacaatgtagcattagaacacaggagtgatggttactggaaatgttcctctgtacccctatgtagatattccattaaaaatcagccatttccagctagaatagtcatttaccacattaacaatgtctggagtgggagtgtcaaactcattttagttcaggggccacattcagcccaatttgatctcaagtgggccggaccagtaaaatcataacataattaccgataaataacgacaactccaaatttttccctttgttttagtgcaaaaaattacattctgacaatgttcacatttaatgaactatctttttacaaaacaaaacatgaacaacctgaaatttcttaagacaaataagtgaaatttcaacaatattaagcctcagtttatcatttgtgtatcacgacttacagatcacagtgtatctacaaaagcacaaaacattcagttgctggaactgaacaatatagcattttacaacttgtcaagagctagaaattattttaaaatcccATTCATTTCCACTTCTGTGTAGTTATCCTgacacaccacaccacacaaactaaagtgggaactattcAGGATGACGGTTAAGTTATCTTCCTGcttttatacataaaaaatgcataaaagttgtggcagtgcatcaaCAATAGGGTTCAACCAAACCAAATTCTGttgtactgaagctgctgactcacattatgttgcacaatgttcaatgtctttaaatattttcacaggaagtattcattttcacctctgtaaattttacactttgcaaagtcatcccgtgggccggactggaccctctggcgggccgtttttggcccacgggccgtgtgtttgacacccctggtgtagactgtatttctgataaatttaattttatcttcattggaagaaaaactgcttttctttaaaaaaaaaaaaaaaggacatttctaagtgaccgcaaacttttgaatggtagtgtatatctgtGAATTGCTCCATGCATGCACTatgttatgtaaaaaaaataatgcaaatattcAAGCTGGTGCATACCATATGCCGATTTATATATCAGCCAACCGCTGTATCTAACAATTACTTACCTTCACGTCTTCTCACAGGTTCCACTGGGGCATGTTCTTGCAGAGACACTCTGGACGCTTTTAAATTTTGGAGGACAGCATCCAAATCCCACTGGTCAAGCCTCTGAACAAATGGGtgcataacaaaaaacagaataaaatatttatctgGATCAGCTATAATGTTTGAgattatgtctcatttttccaaACTTACTGCAAATGAGAGAACAGGTAAACCCTCTTTGGATTTTGTGCTGCCTACGTTTGGTTTAAAAGAGGCATCCGGCTTGGCTTTGTTATTCGACACCACAAAGCTGGTCGCATAAGCGCCTGCCTTTAATTGTGAAAGAAGAATTGTTGTGTAAGTGGCTCTGTAGTGCTTTACTCTCACCAGGACAGAGGCTGCAGATCAATATAACCCACCTCATCATCAGCATCAGAGGGTCCTGTACTCTGCTGTGCTGCAGAgttgttttccacatttccattatcattatcatcatctaaCTGTCTGTGAATCTCTTCTGAGGAGATCTGTGCTTTTAAAAGCTCCTGCGTGTTAAACACATCAACATCAGTGAGTCTCAGTTATGTTTGCATGGGGTTCACAACTTTTCTAACACTTAGGAAGCCATAATTCATTAACCTCTAGTTCAGCATCATCTACTGAAAGATTATTAAAGTCTTCAGGGACCTTCAGGGAAAGACCAGCTGGTCTCTGATATACTGTCACTACCTCGTCTTTCTGGCACTGCAACATTAAGAAGACACATTATCCGGTGTAATTCTGAAACAAAGCTGCGCAACTTTTCATCATGTTCTCGTCAGTTAGCATATTGACAGATTTtaggaagaaagaaaacacatcttACCGTTGAAAAATCAAAGTCTATCGTCGGTAAATGTGGTTTAACTTTCTCTAGAATTGAATTACAACACGAAGAACGGTTTGGATCCATTTCAAAGTCGTCTACGAGCGAGATAAAATAGTTTTAGTAACTTTACCGGCCGCACTTAAGGACTTGACGCTTCTTGGTTACCTCGGCAACGAGAAACTTCAGGTCACGTGTGCTTCGTCAACGGAGTTGCGTTCAGGGGCCCCCGGAAATATCGCGACGCTTGACCAATGAtagagaatagaatagaatagaatagaatagaatagaatagaatagaatagaatagaatagaatagaatagaatagaatagaatagaatagaatagccactttactGTATGTAATATGTGTGTAAATATCGCACTATATGCAATCTAtacaatgtaattttttttaagtaatcaGGTGTTCAGCAGagttctgatgctgcagaacctcTTCCCAGAGGAGAGCAGGCAGAACAGTCCATGGTGGGGTGTGTAGAGTCTCTGATAATGTTAACTGCGTTTTTGCACATCATccaggatggatggaggagaagTCCTGATGATCTTTTCTGCCGTCCTCACCACTGCAGTGACCTCCTGTCGGAGGCTCTGGAAGCTGCCAAACCAGACGAATTGTCTAATGTTTCAAAGTTTCAAGTTTGAAcatagttgtttgttttttttaaggcaaTTTCACAATATTTCAAGAGACAAACATGTCTATGTCAGTCAGTCACAATTcagttaattaaataattatctaaagccttaaaatgttttctttagtttgCTCCTCTTAGGTTTCTAAAATTCTTAAAGGGGTTTCCAACTTTCACCTTTCTTTCCATTTCAAATCAAAGgcttttgctgtgattttgattcattattaatattattattaataatagtaataatattaattagaATAAGAATagttcattattattgttattattattattattattattatttatattgcaatgattttgttttattctaacAAGTTTTAGGATATTTTACTGCTGACATTAGGTATCCTATCCTAAGCCCTGTAACTTACCCTGcctttcaccctaagtcagctgcaatgggctccagccccccgcgaccctccACAGGATGAAATGGTGTATGGAAAATGAATGGTTGAAAGGATATTTCATATATTAACTGTGTGCACTCTTATGTATAGATTTGTCTCTCATACACTCTTGTTTGTTTCAGGAGGCCAGCTTGGCCCCGAGGGCACGGCTGTGACAACAATTGGAAAGGACAAGCAAAATGAGTATTTATTAACCCAAACAATGAAGAACATTGAGTGTGCTAATGAGT
This portion of the Amphiprion ocellaris isolate individual 3 ecotype Okinawa chromosome 19, ASM2253959v1, whole genome shotgun sequence genome encodes:
- the LOC111567925 gene encoding dynein axonemal assembly factor 8 — translated: MDPNRSSCCNSILEKVKPHLPTIDFDFSTCQKDEVVTVYQRPAGLSLKVPEDFNNLSVDDAELEELLKAQISSEEIHRQLDDDNDNGNVENNSAAQQSTGPSDADDEAGAYATSFVVSNNKAKPDASFKPNVGSTKSKEGLPVLSFARLDQWDLDAVLQNLKASRVSLQEHAPVEPVRRREVPTRCSFINGDNRRSQEDIMERLTALCMKQSVSEPVKNPGCIRQNSIWDKLLEKMSTQLNSHAERPTVYMDLRCPDPSIKPVRTSPDLSLEPQSATNTQQDEQCPSVHSRKSNRETDQQSLIKEPKQQSDQHRLETFQHEQKQEILKLLEKHRPIKSVHQKQPAAEKTDVLFDIEASQLESVSSLPAGIESKGRMLLIINLSSPGMVAAHGKRKHPAATKSHIYNTLVAWLLSLAGPDQCHDEDQANAPFWVAGLQQLWTEDGLTLQVLAVARRCYKPRKRDVDIHAPFYHHVSKFLSETSLTVIASWLPRLQHMLDQQAYTSPIHLPPSCLSSFISTTSNKNVIDRTFGLSPGFYWQTVETQDHICKGRETSQEQHIEVSVVLGCSGFFQHPLITHHTLQLVLELGLDVCGLRLLYPPQTLLSDGGVTVNQRADEPNQPVLAFAVRGPYAHSLLKDFIHASEPMLLKKIEKPSVKPLHNRNEEPRLVCSPQLVAQVHRELCLWFSGRLEGGGVQNHNQHVNSVVPLDDRFEGIPSNLSRPPSFLCATTKADLLLVVSPVVPPRCYGQVLAGCERRGFSLRGLQRLQLHNSEAAILGLSNLQASVFCSPTTATLDQQELKLPSHCLVLLLRKENALRHSVGLPSALMRGFKAEKLPSCFHSSLCFHTVPYSSNLLHILVRCMWAVPDPSSVILSRQKCSCSSDMEQVVILTLCGKDMSQGLNLLHRVLIEESKGDDQHAGFELLGLKWLPVLTRLQAQELSPYEVGEALCYDSVDTLMSYPALVCALRRCDAFASLRKLLPHNCSNNLSVLMSPTPEAALRQASLFFFKHEMIPDPQMLLTVGVFKPRVWNHTLAQILQQSGLMLVGLRVVNPDKSHATPLPPSENVQHLCSGPSVALCLQGEKAVKRLLDVLRQEDSSTWMTCYGSRSYQEALKDVKSLFPEGLCCTETSTMRQEQILSLCSDALASVEREQRCMLTHVAQESLSGASLRHRSLWQTTCLLIPLNAPQHSPVYPQLEMVEQLLRAGCHLVAGRMSKLDQEQKEHIAETLAVSSSGREKMEHFDRAPCLIMALQGEKIVAGLRLILESICKERSDLEKVVMIYPESEKEATQLMFYLFDATSPETCDTTLP